One part of the Thermococcus radiotolerans genome encodes these proteins:
- the rlmD gene encoding 23S rRNA (uracil(1939)-C(5))-methyltransferase RlmD, whose translation MPLKGEIKALSDEGLGVLEKDNKAIYVPFVYPGDVVSVKKTRRRFGRRIATDFELLKPSPLRQPPRCPHFGTCGGCLWQGLKYGEQLGFKAELFERITGISAPIKGSPKIWGFRNISNFIVTTEGIGFKEYENPLGVVNLSECPVFSKRTSEYLRALRAFLSETGLEPWNLKRKAGDVHYLQVREGKFTGEVMVNLVAHTKPSEEVAEVFKDYFSFADSLYWSRKTDGRDDPRGEPELLDGEPFIRERIGDVTYLIHPNSFFQTNSYALELLLKAVEGFTDGGKVLDLYSGVGTFGVWLAKRGFSVEGVELNPFAVEMARRNAELNGAHAVFRVGRAEETPIGDYDTVILDPPRKGLREATELLVKSGVERVLYVSCNPKAFRLDYENHLREAYRVENAILIDMFPHTPHVEAVIWLERT comes from the coding sequence ATGCCCCTGAAGGGAGAGATAAAAGCCCTGAGCGACGAGGGCCTCGGCGTGCTGGAAAAGGATAATAAGGCCATTTACGTGCCCTTCGTCTATCCCGGCGACGTGGTGAGTGTGAAGAAAACGCGGAGGCGCTTCGGTAGGAGGATAGCCACGGATTTCGAGCTCCTCAAACCTTCACCGCTCAGGCAGCCCCCGAGATGTCCCCACTTCGGAACCTGCGGGGGCTGCCTCTGGCAGGGTCTGAAATATGGAGAACAGTTGGGATTCAAAGCCGAACTCTTTGAGCGGATAACCGGAATAAGCGCCCCCATCAAAGGCTCGCCCAAAATCTGGGGGTTTCGCAACATCAGCAACTTTATCGTGACCACCGAAGGGATAGGATTCAAGGAATACGAGAATCCCCTCGGCGTGGTTAATCTTTCCGAGTGTCCGGTTTTCTCGAAGAGGACGTCCGAATACCTGCGCGCCCTTCGGGCTTTTTTGAGCGAGACTGGCCTTGAACCTTGGAACTTGAAGAGAAAAGCCGGCGACGTTCACTACCTCCAGGTCAGGGAGGGCAAGTTCACGGGTGAGGTCATGGTGAACCTCGTAGCCCATACGAAACCATCGGAGGAAGTTGCTGAGGTCTTCAAGGACTACTTCTCCTTCGCGGATTCCCTCTACTGGAGCCGCAAGACGGACGGAAGGGACGACCCGAGGGGAGAGCCTGAGCTTCTGGACGGCGAACCTTTCATACGCGAGAGGATCGGGGATGTGACTTACCTCATCCACCCCAATTCATTCTTCCAGACCAACAGCTACGCCCTGGAACTGCTCCTTAAGGCCGTCGAGGGCTTTACAGATGGCGGGAAAGTCCTCGACCTCTACTCCGGCGTCGGAACCTTCGGCGTCTGGCTGGCGAAGAGGGGCTTTTCCGTCGAGGGAGTGGAGCTGAACCCCTTCGCGGTGGAGATGGCCAGAAGAAACGCTGAACTGAACGGGGCCCATGCCGTATTCAGGGTCGGCCGGGCAGAGGAAACGCCAATCGGTGACTACGACACGGTGATACTTGACCCGCCGAGGAAGGGACTGAGGGAGGCGACCGAGCTTCTGGTAAAAAGCGGCGTTGAGAGAGTCCTTTACGTCTCCTGCAACCCAAAGGCGTTTCGGCTCGACTACGAGAACCACTTGAGAGAGGCTTACAGGGTTGAGAACGCCATTTTAATCGACATGTTCCCTCACACGCCGCACGTTGAGGCGGTGATATGGCTGGAAAGAACTTGA
- the gyaR gene encoding glyoxylate reductase, whose protein sequence is MPKVFVTRAIPENGIKMLREHFEVEVWEDEHEIPREVLLEKVRDVDALVTMLSERINAEIFDAAPRLRIVANYAVGYDNIDVEEATRRGIYVTNTPDVLTNATADFAWTLLLATARRLVEADKFVRSGEWKKRDVAWHPLMFLGYDVYGKTIGIVGFGRIGQAIARRAKGFGMKILYNSRTRKPEAEKELGAEFKPLEELLRESDFVVLAVPLTKETHHLINEERLKLMKPTAILVNIARGKVVDTEALVRALKDGWIAGAGLDVFEEEPYYHEELFSLDNVVLAPHIGSATHGAREGMAELVARNLIAFKNGEVPPTLVNREVLKVRKPGFE, encoded by the coding sequence ATGCCGAAGGTATTCGTCACGCGCGCGATTCCCGAGAACGGTATCAAGATGCTGAGGGAGCACTTCGAGGTTGAGGTCTGGGAGGACGAGCACGAGATTCCGAGGGAAGTCTTGCTAGAAAAGGTTCGCGACGTTGATGCCCTCGTCACCATGCTCAGCGAGAGGATTAACGCGGAAATCTTCGATGCCGCTCCTAGGCTTAGAATCGTGGCTAACTACGCCGTCGGCTACGACAACATAGACGTTGAGGAAGCGACCAGGAGAGGAATCTACGTCACAAATACCCCCGACGTTCTCACCAACGCCACCGCTGACTTCGCCTGGACTCTCCTCCTTGCCACCGCGAGGAGGCTCGTTGAGGCCGATAAGTTCGTCCGCTCCGGTGAGTGGAAGAAGCGCGACGTTGCCTGGCACCCGCTGATGTTTCTCGGTTACGACGTCTACGGCAAGACCATAGGAATAGTCGGCTTCGGAAGGATTGGCCAGGCGATAGCGAGACGCGCCAAGGGCTTCGGAATGAAAATCCTCTATAACTCGCGCACGAGAAAGCCGGAAGCTGAGAAGGAGCTCGGCGCCGAGTTCAAGCCCCTCGAAGAGCTCCTGCGCGAGAGCGACTTCGTGGTCTTAGCCGTTCCGCTGACGAAGGAAACCCATCACTTGATAAACGAGGAGAGACTTAAGCTGATGAAGCCCACCGCGATACTCGTCAACATAGCTCGCGGAAAGGTCGTTGACACGGAGGCGCTCGTGAGGGCGCTCAAAGATGGCTGGATCGCCGGAGCCGGCCTGGATGTCTTCGAGGAGGAGCCTTACTATCACGAGGAGCTCTTCAGTCTGGACAACGTGGTTCTGGCCCCGCACATAGGTAGCGCAACCCATGGAGCAAGGGAGGGCATGGCCGAACTCGTTGCGAGGAACCTGATAGCCTTCAAGAACGGCGAAGTCCCGCCGACGCTGGTCAACAGGGAGGTCTTAAAGGTCAGGAAGCCGGGATTTGAGTGA
- a CDS encoding DUF72 domain-containing protein, producing MIHVGTCGFCESHAKYYRDFDAIEVQQTFYRILQEKTLERWRKEAPQDFTFAIKAFQGVTHPPNSPTWRRSNVKPGKDVGLLRPNSEVLHFWRLTLREAEILGARFVLIQLPRSFRESEESFTNAERFFEMAERGDFEIAVELRGWSEEGVKRFVREFGVIDVTDPLVRIPLHKGETNYYRLHGRYENGRIIYKHSYSDEELKKIRERVLGWNISESFVFFNNSDMCRDAKRFKAIL from the coding sequence GTGATTCACGTCGGGACATGTGGCTTCTGCGAGAGCCACGCGAAGTACTACCGCGACTTCGATGCGATAGAGGTGCAGCAGACATTCTACCGGATTCTGCAAGAAAAGACCCTCGAACGCTGGAGGAAGGAAGCTCCGCAGGACTTCACCTTCGCCATAAAGGCCTTTCAGGGTGTGACGCACCCGCCGAACAGCCCGACGTGGCGCAGGAGCAACGTAAAGCCTGGGAAGGATGTAGGCCTGTTAAGGCCGAACAGCGAGGTGCTTCACTTCTGGCGTTTGACGCTGAGGGAAGCGGAGATTCTGGGAGCGCGCTTCGTTCTGATCCAGCTGCCGAGGAGCTTCAGGGAGAGCGAGGAGAGCTTCACCAACGCGGAGCGCTTCTTTGAGATGGCGGAGCGGGGGGACTTCGAGATAGCGGTCGAGCTGAGGGGCTGGAGCGAGGAGGGGGTAAAACGCTTCGTGAGGGAGTTCGGAGTTATAGATGTCACCGATCCCCTCGTGAGGATTCCACTCCATAAGGGGGAGACGAACTACTACAGGCTTCACGGCCGCTACGAGAACGGGCGGATAATCTACAAGCATTCCTACAGCGACGAGGAGCTGAAAAAGATAAGGGAAAGGGTTCTCGGCTGGAACATCTCTGAAAGCTTCGTCTTCTTCAACAACTCGGACATGTGTAGGGACGCGAAGAGGTTCAAGGCAATTCTCTAG
- the infB gene encoding translation initiation factor IF-2, whose amino-acid sequence MKKIRQPIIAVLGHVDHGKTTLLDRIRRTNVAGKEAGGITQHIGATEVPIETVKQLAGPLIKLWKGEIKLPGLLFIDTPGHEAFTSLRARGGSLADLAVLIVDVNEGFQPQTIESIEILRKNRTPFIVAANKIDRIKGWKVEEDEPFLVNIKKQDQRAQQELETKLWELIGKFYEMGFNANRFDRVQDFTRELAIIPISAKYGIGVPELLVLIAGLSQKYLEEKLKIEVEGPARGTILEVREELGLGTTIDVIIYDGTLRKDDTIVVGGKDKAIVTKIRALLKPKPLDEIRDPRFRFDQVDEVAAAAGIKIAAPGLEEALAGSPVIAARSEEEVERAKAEILGQIQSVVISTGKVGVIVKADTLGSLEALSKELQEKSIPIRKADVGNISKTDVMEALSVKDEEPKYGVVLGFNVKVNEDAAEVAKAKGVPIFTGNIIYKLIEDYEAWVKAEEEKKKRELLSKVTFPGVIRLYPDERYVFRRSHPAIVGIEVVEGRIKPGVTLIKQNGQKVGVIKSIKNKNDFVQEAKKGDAVAIAIEGAMVGRHIHPGETLYVDLSKNDVIILAKQLKNELDETDIRALKMTAKVKVQQDPFWKAV is encoded by the coding sequence ATGAAAAAGATTAGACAGCCCATCATAGCGGTTCTCGGTCACGTTGACCATGGAAAAACAACCCTGCTCGACAGGATCAGGCGCACGAACGTCGCCGGCAAAGAGGCCGGCGGAATAACTCAGCACATAGGCGCTACGGAGGTGCCGATCGAGACCGTCAAGCAGCTGGCCGGTCCGCTCATCAAGCTCTGGAAGGGTGAGATAAAGCTCCCGGGACTGCTCTTCATAGACACTCCCGGTCACGAGGCCTTTACCAGCCTCCGCGCTAGGGGTGGGAGCCTGGCAGACCTCGCGGTTCTGATAGTTGACGTGAACGAGGGCTTCCAGCCCCAGACGATAGAGAGCATCGAGATACTCAGGAAGAACAGGACCCCCTTCATCGTGGCCGCCAACAAGATAGACAGGATTAAGGGCTGGAAGGTTGAGGAGGACGAGCCGTTCCTAGTCAACATCAAGAAGCAGGACCAGAGGGCCCAGCAGGAGCTTGAAACCAAGCTCTGGGAACTCATCGGAAAGTTCTACGAGATGGGCTTCAACGCCAACCGCTTCGACAGGGTTCAGGACTTCACGCGCGAGCTTGCCATAATCCCGATTTCAGCCAAGTACGGTATAGGCGTTCCGGAACTTCTCGTCCTTATCGCGGGTCTCAGCCAGAAGTACCTCGAGGAGAAGCTCAAGATCGAGGTCGAGGGCCCGGCGCGCGGCACGATCCTCGAAGTGCGCGAAGAGCTTGGCCTCGGAACCACCATAGACGTCATAATCTACGACGGAACTCTGAGGAAGGACGACACGATAGTCGTTGGAGGCAAAGACAAAGCGATAGTGACGAAAATCCGCGCCCTGCTCAAGCCGAAGCCCCTCGATGAGATACGTGACCCGAGGTTCCGCTTCGACCAGGTCGACGAGGTCGCCGCCGCCGCGGGTATAAAGATAGCCGCACCCGGTCTTGAGGAAGCCCTAGCCGGCTCGCCGGTCATAGCGGCCCGCTCGGAGGAAGAGGTCGAGAGGGCCAAGGCGGAGATACTCGGCCAGATACAGAGCGTCGTCATAAGCACCGGCAAGGTGGGGGTCATAGTCAAGGCCGACACCCTCGGAAGCCTCGAGGCCCTCAGCAAGGAGCTCCAGGAGAAGAGCATACCGATAAGGAAGGCCGACGTCGGGAACATCAGCAAGACCGACGTGATGGAGGCCCTGAGCGTCAAGGACGAGGAGCCCAAGTACGGCGTCGTCCTCGGCTTCAACGTCAAGGTGAACGAGGACGCTGCGGAGGTCGCCAAGGCCAAGGGGGTGCCGATATTCACCGGTAACATCATCTACAAGCTCATCGAGGACTACGAGGCCTGGGTCAAGGCGGAGGAGGAGAAGAAGAAGCGTGAGCTGCTCAGCAAGGTCACCTTCCCGGGCGTCATAAGGCTCTACCCGGACGAGCGCTACGTATTCAGGCGCAGCCACCCGGCCATAGTCGGCATCGAGGTGGTTGAGGGCAGGATAAAGCCTGGAGTGACGCTCATCAAACAGAACGGCCAGAAGGTCGGCGTCATCAAGTCGATCAAGAACAAGAACGACTTTGTCCAGGAGGCCAAGAAGGGCGACGCCGTTGCGATAGCCATCGAGGGCGCGATGGTCGGCAGGCACATCCACCCCGGCGAGACTCTCTACGTTGACCTGAGCAAGAACGACGTCATAATCCTTGCCAAGCAGCTCAAGAACGAGCTGGACGAGACCGACATAAGGGCCCTCAAGATGACGGCGAAGGTCAAGGTCCAGCAGGACCCGTTCTGGAAGGCGGTTTGA
- a CDS encoding CGP-CTERM sorting domain-containing protein, whose amino-acid sequence MKVRKGPFLLFFLFLSGLLAFSGLTAGNSTGNVAFYDDFSSGSIEGKWTLDIAGNGNRFSEEDGAAVFETYGLRLKDYRKEHVFLRSNVITIENWDSITFSGVWKFTDPGTAEMWFRVYDLDSRKYLGMRYISWPSDKIAYDLPGGALSEARRIPREYKSFKIVLYKDHVEFWESGELIKNASTGEFGDATHFQLLIGGWDDSPLKSHMYFSQVGVSYEFTPTETETQSPIETSSPEKTSSTASTSSGKTCGPGIMALLVILAAIRRR is encoded by the coding sequence ATGAAAGTGAGAAAAGGTCCTTTTTTGCTCTTTTTCCTGTTTCTTTCAGGCCTTCTGGCCTTTTCGGGCCTGACTGCGGGAAACTCCACAGGAAATGTGGCCTTCTACGACGACTTCAGTTCGGGAAGCATAGAGGGAAAATGGACCCTCGATATCGCGGGAAACGGTAACAGGTTCAGCGAGGAGGACGGTGCGGCGGTTTTCGAAACCTACGGCCTCAGGCTCAAGGACTATCGCAAGGAGCATGTCTTCCTCAGAAGCAATGTGATAACGATCGAGAACTGGGATTCCATAACGTTCTCCGGGGTGTGGAAGTTCACGGACCCAGGAACGGCCGAGATGTGGTTCCGGGTCTATGACCTTGACTCCAGAAAGTACCTGGGGATGCGCTACATAAGCTGGCCCTCGGACAAGATAGCCTACGATTTACCCGGCGGAGCGCTCAGTGAGGCCCGGAGGATTCCCAGGGAGTACAAATCCTTCAAAATCGTCCTATACAAGGACCACGTAGAGTTCTGGGAATCGGGGGAGCTGATCAAAAATGCCTCAACAGGGGAGTTTGGAGACGCCACCCATTTCCAGCTCCTCATAGGGGGATGGGACGACAGCCCGTTGAAATCCCACATGTACTTCAGCCAGGTTGGGGTCTCCTACGAGTTCACCCCTACGGAAACCGAGACCCAGTCCCCAATCGAAACTTCGAGTCCAGAGAAGACATCGTCCACCGCCAGCACCAGCTCAGGAAAAACCTGCGGGCCCGGCATAATGGCCCTCCTAGTTATTCTCGCCGCAATTAGAAGACGCTAA
- a CDS encoding dihydropteroate synthase-like protein has product MKPSGRILLVTGKLAEPLVRKYGEGCDVFVTPVSVAAFLTPEMIVRYLKKAGIKSEDYDLILIPGLVRGSAGLIEDEIGIPTFKGPRNAMDIPQTLKALSEGFKLSKELPADELFSFDALKRVEDIRNKAKNRRYIENALKKPWNVLIGNLPAGRDFPARILGEVVDAPRLGVEKTVEKALYYLREGADIIDVGMVAGETNLDFIELIPEIRERLRGEGLEVPISFDSLNTAEIERALDYADLFLSVDEGNLEELVTEKPVVLIPTNQKKGFFPISPVERVEFLENLKGRARDLGYKTIIPDLILEHVPHLARSITAFQLYRERNPDDVLLAGVGNVVELYDADSVGMNALLAGIAKELSINLLLTTETSAKARGSVRELRRAIDINLFEMPKDLGFNLLFLKEKRAADWQFEPAKKIIKAEEKPVKLEPVYFRVWVEGGKIWVNAHQGAEAVLTIVGDEPNAIIDTILERFEISPRHAFYLGRELERAKTALKLRRSYVQEVELFPDFYIKD; this is encoded by the coding sequence ATGAAGCCATCTGGAAGAATCCTCCTCGTCACCGGAAAACTCGCGGAGCCCCTCGTGAGGAAGTACGGAGAAGGCTGCGACGTCTTCGTTACTCCGGTCAGCGTTGCCGCCTTCCTTACCCCGGAGATGATAGTCCGCTACCTAAAAAAGGCCGGCATAAAGAGTGAGGATTACGACCTGATCCTCATCCCCGGTCTTGTCCGCGGTTCTGCAGGGCTCATTGAGGATGAGATAGGGATTCCAACGTTCAAGGGGCCGAGGAACGCGATGGACATCCCCCAGACGCTTAAAGCCCTGAGTGAAGGCTTCAAGCTCAGCAAGGAGCTCCCTGCCGACGAGCTCTTCTCCTTCGATGCCCTCAAAAGGGTCGAGGACATCAGGAATAAGGCCAAAAACCGGCGCTACATCGAGAATGCCCTCAAAAAGCCGTGGAACGTCCTCATCGGCAACCTTCCCGCGGGAAGGGACTTCCCGGCGAGAATTCTGGGGGAAGTGGTTGATGCCCCGAGGCTAGGGGTTGAAAAGACCGTCGAGAAGGCCCTCTACTACCTCCGCGAGGGGGCTGATATAATTGACGTCGGCATGGTCGCCGGCGAGACTAACCTCGATTTCATCGAGCTGATTCCCGAAATCCGCGAGAGGCTCAGGGGAGAGGGCCTCGAAGTCCCGATAAGTTTTGATTCCCTCAACACGGCGGAAATTGAGAGGGCCCTCGACTACGCGGACCTCTTCCTGAGCGTTGACGAGGGCAACCTTGAGGAGCTCGTGACGGAAAAGCCCGTCGTTTTAATCCCGACGAACCAGAAGAAGGGCTTCTTCCCAATCAGCCCGGTGGAGAGGGTCGAGTTCCTTGAAAACCTCAAGGGAAGGGCCCGCGATTTGGGCTACAAAACTATAATCCCCGACCTAATCCTCGAACACGTACCGCATCTGGCGCGCTCAATAACTGCCTTCCAGCTCTACCGCGAGAGGAATCCTGACGACGTTCTTTTGGCCGGCGTTGGCAACGTGGTCGAACTCTACGACGCGGACAGCGTCGGGATGAACGCCCTCTTGGCTGGAATCGCAAAGGAGCTTTCAATAAACCTCCTCCTCACGACCGAGACGAGCGCCAAGGCGAGAGGTTCGGTGAGGGAGCTGAGAAGAGCAATAGACATAAACCTCTTCGAGATGCCAAAGGATCTGGGCTTCAATTTGCTCTTCCTGAAGGAGAAGAGGGCCGCGGACTGGCAGTTTGAACCGGCGAAAAAAATAATCAAGGCCGAAGAAAAACCGGTCAAGCTCGAACCAGTCTACTTCCGGGTCTGGGTTGAGGGAGGCAAAATCTGGGTCAACGCCCACCAGGGGGCCGAAGCGGTTCTAACAATCGTTGGCGACGAACCGAATGCGATAATCGACACAATCCTCGAGCGCTTTGAGATAAGCCCGAGACACGCCTTCTACCTCGGCAGGGAGCTTGAGAGGGCTAAAACGGCGCTGAAGCTGAGGAGGAGCTACGTCCAGGAGGTCGAGCTCTTCCCGGATTTTTACATAAAAGATTGA